GGATCTTGCACTGAGTCTCATTGAAGCCAGCCGCCTTGATCTTCGCATCCGCAGGGCGGATGTATTGATACTCCTCTCCAGAATCCAGGGGGAAGGGGTGGAATTGTGCTGTGGCAAGGGTATGGATAGCATTTGCGAGTTCATCTCCGCAGGTGATTCGCACCCTCATCCGCATCCCTGTGGCCGAGGTAAACCAATGCCATTCCCCATGGGCCTCATAGATAAGGATCTTCCTCCCCGGCTCCTGAGCGAGCATGCGCCGACACAGTTCGTCCGTCTCCATCCCCGGCAGAGACCCTCTTAATAAAATGATATCGGGTGATGATTCCCGGACTTTTTGGAGCAGTTCCTGGCAGGTGAAGGCTTGATCCGTGATCTCAATGTCGTACTTTGCCAAGAGGGCTGCCAAGAGTTCTCTGGATAGCACTGTGTCGTCGCCGAGCAGAAGCCTGACAACGTTGCGACCATCTCGCCATC
This genomic interval from Chloroflexota bacterium contains the following:
- a CDS encoding response regulator transcription factor; the encoded protein is MAFRWRDGRNVVRLLLGDDTVLSRELLAALLAKYDIEITDQAFTCQELLQKVRESSPDIILLRGSLPGMETDELCRRMLAQEPGRKILIYEAHGEWHWFTSATGMRMRVRITCGDELANAIHTLATAQFHPFPLDSGEEYQYIRPADAKIKAAGFNETQCKILRLVARGCSNQEIARRLSLQLQTVKNNLNTIFREFGVRNRTEAAIAALRRGILSLQDVMTEPEPSDSDTGYRSN